In bacterium, one genomic interval encodes:
- the mutS gene encoding DNA mismatch repair protein MutS, protein MMQQYLAVKAAHPDCLLFYRMGDFYELFFDDAKQAADALDIALTKRGQHEGQEIPMCGVPAHSHEGYLHKLIQRGFRVAICEQLEDPAEAKKRGYKSVVKRDVVRIITPGTLMEDSLLEAKLPNHLAALSVAKEKGERTTALAWVDISTGRFGLCRVLAGQLGAELARIQPAELLLDQNLFEDADLVPHLADMRHQLVAEPPHWFTPVKGEQMLKAAYNVALLDSFGALTQAELGACGALLEYLMQTQKGLLPRLMRPERQEANDHLVMDAATRRNLELLASMSGQKKGGLLATIDRSQTALGARLMAWCLINPLTDATRINARLDAVEYLTAELTLRENLREHLKRCPDVERILARICSRRASPRDLGQLRDALTAAEAVRQLLEQHQETLPSLLKAQAKGLIADPTLRDELVKALVESPPLQTADGGFIADGYLPALDSLRRIRDDSRTLIKELETRYATATGVSSLKIRHNNILGWYVEVTVMHAAKMGKESGVDFIHRQTMAGTQRFTTVELAELETQITQAAEKTLAAELEVLARLLEMAQLQAEPLSQLAQAIAVTDVCAALAELATEKHYCRPRVDDGLAFAIKGGRHPVVEAALPRGQFVANDACLEKTSKLWLLTGPNMAGKSTFLRQNALIAILAQMGSFVPAESAHIGVVDRLFSRVGAADDLARGRSTFMVEMVETATILHHATPKSLVILDEIGRGTATYDGMSIAWAALEHLHNECRSRGLFATHYHELTMLTATLPNLAAHQMSVKEWKGDIVFLHAVVPGAADHSYGVHVARLAGLPKPVTDRASAILAQLEGSGMEQTLTKLAGDMPLFMHSHVETPKPRPSLVEVEPQEPDALRDLLATIDPDNLSPREAQDALYRLKALLQPARLKAVDQVA, encoded by the coding sequence ATGATGCAGCAATACCTGGCCGTAAAGGCCGCGCACCCGGATTGCCTGCTTTTCTACCGCATGGGCGATTTCTACGAGCTTTTTTTCGACGATGCCAAACAGGCCGCCGATGCGCTGGACATCGCCCTCACCAAGCGTGGCCAGCATGAGGGGCAGGAAATCCCCATGTGCGGCGTGCCCGCCCACAGCCACGAAGGTTACCTGCATAAGCTTATCCAGCGCGGCTTCCGCGTCGCCATCTGCGAACAGCTGGAAGACCCCGCCGAAGCCAAGAAGCGTGGCTACAAATCCGTCGTAAAGCGCGACGTGGTGCGCATCATCACCCCCGGCACGCTGATGGAAGATTCCCTGCTGGAAGCCAAGCTCCCCAACCATCTCGCCGCCCTTTCGGTGGCGAAAGAAAAAGGCGAACGCACCACAGCCCTTGCCTGGGTGGACATCTCCACCGGCCGCTTCGGCCTCTGCCGCGTACTTGCTGGCCAGCTCGGTGCGGAGCTCGCCCGCATCCAGCCCGCCGAGCTACTGCTGGACCAGAATCTGTTCGAGGACGCCGACCTCGTCCCCCACCTTGCCGACATGCGCCACCAGCTGGTGGCCGAACCCCCGCACTGGTTCACCCCCGTCAAGGGCGAGCAGATGCTGAAAGCCGCCTACAACGTCGCCCTGCTGGACAGTTTCGGCGCCCTCACCCAGGCCGAACTCGGCGCCTGCGGTGCCTTGCTGGAATACCTGATGCAGACCCAAAAAGGCCTGCTCCCCCGCCTCATGCGCCCTGAGCGTCAGGAAGCGAACGACCATCTGGTGATGGACGCCGCCACCCGCCGCAACCTGGAGCTCCTCGCCAGCATGTCCGGCCAGAAAAAAGGCGGCCTGCTCGCCACCATCGACCGCAGCCAGACAGCCCTCGGCGCCCGCCTCATGGCCTGGTGCCTTATCAACCCGTTGACCGATGCCACCCGCATCAACGCACGGCTCGATGCGGTCGAATACCTCACCGCAGAACTCACCCTGCGCGAAAACCTGCGCGAACACCTGAAACGCTGCCCGGACGTGGAACGCATCCTCGCCCGCATCTGCAGCCGCCGCGCCAGCCCGCGCGATCTCGGCCAATTGCGCGATGCCCTGACCGCCGCCGAAGCCGTCCGCCAATTACTGGAGCAGCATCAAGAGACCCTGCCATCCCTGCTCAAAGCCCAGGCAAAAGGCCTGATCGCCGACCCGACACTGCGCGACGAACTGGTGAAAGCCCTCGTGGAATCACCGCCCTTGCAGACCGCCGATGGCGGCTTCATCGCCGACGGCTACCTCCCTGCGCTCGACAGCCTCCGCCGCATCCGCGACGACTCCCGCACCCTCATCAAGGAACTCGAAACCCGCTACGCTACCGCCACCGGGGTCAGCTCCCTCAAGATCCGCCACAACAACATCCTCGGCTGGTATGTGGAAGTCACCGTTATGCACGCCGCCAAAATGGGTAAGGAATCCGGCGTGGATTTCATCCACCGCCAGACCATGGCCGGCACCCAGCGCTTCACCACCGTGGAACTGGCCGAGCTCGAAACCCAGATCACCCAGGCCGCCGAAAAAACCCTCGCCGCCGAACTGGAAGTGCTCGCCCGCCTGCTGGAAATGGCCCAGCTTCAGGCCGAGCCGCTCTCCCAGCTTGCCCAGGCCATCGCCGTGACGGATGTCTGCGCGGCACTCGCCGAACTCGCCACGGAAAAGCACTATTGCCGCCCCAGGGTGGACGACGGTCTGGCCTTCGCCATCAAAGGCGGCCGTCACCCGGTGGTGGAGGCCGCCCTCCCGCGCGGTCAGTTCGTCGCCAATGACGCCTGCCTGGAAAAAACCTCTAAACTCTGGCTTCTCACCGGCCCCAACATGGCGGGTAAAAGCACCTTCCTCCGCCAGAACGCCCTCATTGCCATCCTGGCGCAGATGGGCAGCTTCGTCCCGGCCGAATCCGCCCATATCGGCGTGGTGGACCGCCTCTTTTCCCGCGTCGGCGCGGCGGACGACCTTGCCCGCGGCCGCTCCACCTTCATGGTCGAGATGGTCGAAACCGCCACCATCCTGCACCATGCCACGCCCAAATCCCTCGTCATCCTCGACGAGATCGGCCGCGGCACTGCCACCTATGACGGCATGTCCATCGCCTGGGCCGCGCTGGAACATCTCCACAACGAATGCCGTTCCCGCGGCCTCTTCGCCACCCATTACCACGAGCTCACCATGCTCACCGCCACCCTGCCGAACCTTGCCGCACACCAGATGTCGGTGAAGGAATGGAAAGGCGACATCGTCTTCCTCCACGCGGTCGTCCCCGGTGCCGCCGACCATTCCTACGGCGTCCACGTTGCCCGCCTCGCAGGCCTGCCCAAGCCTGTTACCGACCGCGCCAGCGCCATCCTCGCCCAGCTGGAAGGCAGCGGCATGGAACAAACCCTCACCAAACTGGCGGGCGATATGCCGCTGTTCATGCACAGCCATGTGGAAACACCCAAACCCCGCCCGAGCCTTGTGGAGGTGGAACCCCAGGAGCCCGACGCCCTGCGCGACCTGCTCGCCACCATCGACCCCGACAACCTCTCCCCGCGAGAAGCGCAGGACGCGCTCTACCGCCTCAAGGCCCTGCTCCAGCCCGCCAGACTCAAGGCCGTGGACCAGGTCGCCTAA
- a CDS encoding NADP-dependent malic enzyme (NADP-dependent; catalyzes the oxidative decarboxylation of malate to form pyruvate; decarboxylates oxaloacetate), with protein MTDEQVPVTSEEALAFHEMGSPGKIAVSPTKPLMTQRDLSLAYSPGVAYPCIEINKDPDTAYRYTAKGNMVAVISNGTAVLGLGNLGALASKPVMEGKAVLFKRFADIDSIDIEVDTTDADEFINAVRYLGPSWGGINLEDIAAPECFIIEQKLKELMDIPVFHDDQHGTAIITAAGLINACHLTGRKLEDVKLVVLGAGAAGIACMEMAKKIGVKQALLIDRDGVVYRGRDKGMNQWKSAHAIDTEDRTLEDAMRNADVFYGLAGKGAVTAEMVKTMAKNPIIFAMANPDPEITPEEVRSVRTDAIVATGRSDYPNQVNNVMGFPYIFRGALDVGATEINDEMKVAAAHSIAMLAREEVPEEVSSAYSGRKMRYGKEYIIPVPFDPRLITTVPVAVAKAAMDTGVARKPIANMFEYARTLRARLDPSANSLNLIYERVRENPKRVIFAEGEEDKMILAAVQWRDNNYGTPVLVGREKLILEAMDRLSITERDGIEISNAAMNPRVEDYVEYLYLRLQRQGFLHRDVARMVKNDRNTYAACMVACGDGDALVTGLTRNYSVSLEGITQVIATRRGQQLLGVSMVITPKNTVFISDTAVHELPTPEQMADITVQTADFARRMGHTPRVALMSFSNFGNPMREKTLRIREAVEVLDSRSVDFEYEGEMSPDVALNPELMKLYPFNRLSGPANVLVMPALHSAHISSYLLQELGGSTMVGPVILGLEHSAQVVQMGATVSEIMNVAALAAAGVGVEKPHGGKVTQLKSKSA; from the coding sequence ATGACCGACGAACAGGTACCCGTCACTTCCGAAGAAGCCCTTGCCTTTCATGAAATGGGAAGCCCCGGGAAAATCGCGGTCAGCCCGACCAAGCCGCTGATGACGCAGCGCGACCTGTCGCTGGCATACAGCCCCGGCGTGGCATATCCCTGCATCGAGATCAACAAGGACCCGGACACGGCCTATCGCTACACGGCCAAAGGCAACATGGTGGCGGTAATCTCCAACGGGACGGCGGTGCTTGGCCTTGGCAATCTCGGCGCGCTGGCATCCAAGCCGGTGATGGAAGGTAAGGCGGTTCTCTTCAAACGGTTTGCGGATATCGACTCCATCGATATTGAGGTGGATACGACCGATGCGGATGAGTTTATCAACGCCGTGCGCTACCTCGGCCCAAGCTGGGGCGGCATCAACCTTGAGGATATCGCGGCTCCCGAATGCTTCATTATTGAGCAGAAGCTGAAAGAGCTGATGGACATCCCGGTATTCCATGACGACCAGCATGGCACGGCCATCATTACGGCGGCCGGTCTCATCAATGCCTGTCACCTGACCGGGCGCAAGCTGGAAGACGTGAAACTCGTGGTGCTGGGCGCGGGCGCAGCCGGTATCGCCTGCATGGAAATGGCCAAGAAAATCGGCGTGAAGCAAGCCCTGCTGATCGACCGTGACGGCGTGGTGTATCGTGGCCGCGACAAGGGCATGAACCAGTGGAAATCCGCCCATGCGATCGATACCGAAGACCGCACGCTGGAAGACGCAATGAGAAACGCGGATGTGTTCTACGGCCTGGCCGGTAAAGGCGCGGTGACGGCAGAGATGGTGAAAACCATGGCCAAGAACCCGATCATTTTCGCCATGGCCAACCCTGACCCGGAAATCACGCCGGAAGAAGTGCGCTCCGTACGTACGGACGCCATTGTGGCCACCGGCCGTTCGGACTATCCGAACCAGGTGAATAACGTGATGGGCTTTCCCTACATCTTCCGCGGTGCACTGGATGTGGGCGCAACCGAGATCAATGACGAGATGAAGGTGGCCGCGGCCCATTCCATCGCCATGCTGGCGCGCGAGGAAGTGCCGGAGGAAGTGTCTTCGGCCTATTCCGGCCGCAAGATGCGCTATGGCAAGGAATATATTATTCCCGTACCGTTTGACCCGCGCCTGATCACCACCGTACCGGTGGCCGTGGCCAAAGCCGCCATGGATACGGGCGTGGCACGCAAGCCGATTGCCAACATGTTCGAATATGCCCGCACGCTGCGCGCGCGGCTCGACCCATCGGCCAACAGCCTGAACCTGATTTATGAACGCGTGCGGGAAAACCCGAAACGCGTGATCTTTGCCGAAGGTGAAGAAGACAAGATGATTCTGGCCGCCGTGCAGTGGCGCGACAATAACTACGGCACGCCGGTGCTGGTGGGCCGTGAAAAGCTGATTCTGGAGGCGATGGACCGTCTTTCCATCACCGAGCGCGACGGAATCGAGATTTCCAACGCAGCGATGAACCCGCGCGTGGAAGATTATGTGGAATATCTGTATTTGCGTTTGCAGCGTCAGGGTTTCCTGCATCGCGACGTGGCGCGTATGGTGAAGAACGACCGTAACACCTATGCGGCCTGCATGGTGGCATGCGGTGACGGCGATGCGCTGGTGACGGGTCTGACGCGTAACTATTCCGTGTCGCTGGAAGGCATCACGCAGGTGATTGCCACGCGCCGGGGCCAGCAGCTGCTAGGCGTTTCGATGGTGATCACGCCGAAGAACACGGTGTTCATCTCCGACACCGCCGTGCATGAGCTGCCGACGCCGGAGCAGATGGCCGATATCACCGTTCAGACGGCGGATTTCGCCCGGCGCATGGGCCATACGCCGCGCGTAGCGCTGATGTCGTTTTCCAACTTCGGCAACCCGATGCGCGAGAAGACGCTCCGCATTCGCGAGGCCGTGGAAGTGCTGGATTCGCGCAGCGTGGATTTTGAATATGAAGGCGAGATGTCACCCGATGTGGCGCTGAACCCGGAGCTGATGAAGCTCTACCCGTTCAACCGCCTTTCCGGCCCGGCCAACGTACTGGTGATGCCGGCGCTGCACTCGGCCCATATCAGCTCTTACCTGCTGCAGGAACTGGGCGGCAGCACGATGGTCGGCCCCGTGATCCTCGGTTTGGAGCATTCCGCGCAGGTGGTGCAGATGGGCGCGACCGTCAGCGAGATCATGAACGTGGCGGCGTTGGCTGCTGCGGGCGTGGGCGTGGAAAAACCGCATGGCGGCAAGGTGACGCAGCTGAAGAGCAAATCGGCTTAG